GACGTAGTGATCGGCATGAGCGACGGCCTGACCGTGCCCTTCGCGCTGGCTGCTGGCCTGTCGGGCGCGATCACCAGCAGCGGCCTGATCCTGGTCGCGGGCCTGGCAGAGGTCGCGGCGGGCAGCATCGCCATGGGCCTGGGCGGCTACCTGGCGGCCCGCAGCGACGCGGAGTCCTACCAGAGCGAGCTGGCGCGCGAGCAGCGTGAGGTCCGCGAGCTGCCCGAGCGCGAGACGCAGGAGGTACGCGACCTGTTCAGCGGCTACGGCCTGGCCGGTGACGCGCTGGAGCAGGCCACCCGCGCCATCACGTCCAACCCCGAGAGCTGGGTGCGCTTCATGATGCGCGAGGAGCTGGGGCTGGAAGAACCCCACCCCTCGCGCGCCCTGCGCAGCGCCCTGACCATCGGCGGGGCCTACGTGCTGGGCGGGCTGGTGCCGCTGATCCCGTACGCCTTCCGGCTGCCGGTCACCCAGGCGCTGACGGTCTCGGTGGGGCTGACCCTGCTGGCGCTGGCGGTCTTCGGGGCGGTCAAGGGACGCTTCACGGGCGTCAACATGCTCAGGAGCGGCGCGCAGACCACCCTGGTCGGGGGGCTGGCG
This is a stretch of genomic DNA from Deinococcus aerius. It encodes these proteins:
- a CDS encoding VIT1/CCC1 transporter family protein; this encodes MPQTPHTEQHFTGSETVRDVVIGMSDGLTVPFALAAGLSGAITSSGLILVAGLAEVAAGSIAMGLGGYLAARSDAESYQSELAREQREVRELPERETQEVRDLFSGYGLAGDALEQATRAITSNPESWVRFMMREELGLEEPHPSRALRSALTIGGAYVLGGLVPLIPYAFRLPVTQALTVSVGLTLLALAVFGAVKGRFTGVNMLRSGAQTTLVGGLAAGAAYLIARAVSGLGVA